The genomic stretch TCCTGAAAACTGTGGAAGAGATTCGCCTCATCTGCATCCAGACTCCCCCCGGAAATGTTAAACTGATTCCCCTCCGGCGTAATCATTGTCCCCGTACCATCAGGGGCGGCGGTGATGGGTTCAGCGTTTGTAGTCGGCGCTGTCTTCACCACCAAAATTAAACCCGCAACTAGAAACAACCAACTAAAGCACCATTGAGCAGATTTCATGGGAGTAAGAGTTAAGGAAGGATCTATAGCTCAATTTTTTCGCTTATGCCAGTATTTTTTTCCTTGAAGTTATAAAATTATAAAAAACGATAGCTAATTTAGGTTTAATTAATTTTAATTTACATCTGAACGTTTTCCGGAGAGGAGTTGTATCGGTTATGAATAGCAGAAAGATTTGCGAATAAATATTCTATTACTAACGTGCTATTGTGTCAAGTTAAATTTGAGGAGAGGGCGACCCGATCCAATTGGGTGGACAAGAGTTGTTAATTTATGCAAGCGGGTCGCCCCGACAAGTGCCTTTATTGTGTGTTCTTATCGGTAAGCTGTTCGGCATTTAAACCTTAATGTCAATAATGGCGAAAGCCTTGTCGTGCGTTTAGCGAAGCCATGCCGCAGGCTTTGCATCTTGCTCGCTACTAATACCCAAGTTAAATGCATGACAGCCTAATCAAGGTATCACCTTTGTCAGGCATTCACACCTTGTACCAATCGCAACCATCCACCAGAAATTAAAAGGCAGAGCGGTTGCCAACACCCACCTATTAACAAGAGGCAAAAAACCAGATATCATAAACCTTAAAGCCTTCTGTTTTTTACCTTTTTATAGGATAACCCACTTATGTCAAGCGAATTTAACTTCTTTCAACAGTGGTATCCCCTCTCCCCGGTTGAAGATCTCGACCCCAAACAACCCACTCCCGTAACCGTTTTGGGGTTGCGCTTGGTGATTTGGAAACCACCTTCCTCACCAACCTATCGTGTTTTTCTCGATCAATGTCCTCATCGGTTAGCACCCTTAAGCGAAGGGCGTGTTGATGAAAAGACAGGGAACTTGGTATGCAGTTACCATGGTTGGCAATTTAATTCTCAAGGAATTTGTACTCATATTCCCCAAGCCGAAACTCCCCAAATTGTGACCAACAATCAAGATAATATCTGTGTACAAACTCTTCCCTGTTGCCAGGAAAATGATTTACTTTGGGTTTGGCTCGATGCCAATTCCCCAGAACTAGCGGCGGCTACTCCTCGCCCCCTATCGCCCCAAGTTGATGCCAGTAAAGGGTTTGTTTGGTCTTCGATGGTGCGTGACTTGGACTATGATTGGCAAACCTTAGTGGAAAATATTGCTGATCCTAGCCATGTTCCCTTTGCCCATCACGGTGTTCAGGGAAATCGGGATCAAGCCCAGCCCATTGCTATCGAAATTGTCCAATCAACTGCCAATCGAATTGAGGGGAATACTGTCGGACGTTTTAACACAAAAATGACATTTGAGCCGCCTTGTCATTTGGAATATGCTATCAGTTTTGGCGACAAAGGACAGCAGGTGGGATTGGTAACTTACTGTATCCCAGTTGCTCCCGGTAAATCACGGATAGTAGCTCAGTTTCCTCGTAATTTTGCCAAAAGCTTATCGCGGTTAACCCCTCGCTGGTGGAATCATATTACAGTCCGCAATCTGGTACTGGATGGGGATATGATTTTGTTGCATCAGCAAGAGCGTTTTCTCCAACAACGCCAATCAGTGGAAAGCTGGAAAACTGCCTATAAATTGCTAACCAGTGCTGATCGCTTTGTGATTGAGTTTCGTAAATGGTTTGATAAATACTGCCAAGGAACCCTACCGTGGAAGCAGGTGGGGCTCAATTCTTCAGATACAATCTCTATCAACGATAACCGCCAGGAAGTGCTGGATCGTTACCGACAACATACCCAGCATTGTCGTAGCTGTAGCGCGGCTTTGAAAACGGTGCAGCGTTTACAAGTTGTACTTTTAGGGGGCTTTGTGTTAACAGTTTCTGGCGTTGCCTTACTTCCCGATGCGTTGCGCTTGCGTCTGGGTTTACCGTTAATGGTTATGGCATTTTTGGGTTTGGCGACATTCACTTGGCTGAAAGTTTGGCTAGAACCCCGATTCTATTTTGTGGACTATATTCATGCTCAACGATAGAGGGTTATCTGGTTTTATTAAGTGTTGGCATCCAACCTTTTAGATCCCCCTTCCGTCCCCCTTTTAGATCCCCCTCCCGTCCCCCTTCAAAAGGGGGAAGCCAGATGTTGCTTCGCTTTTTGTTCCATGGGAGAGACCAGATGTTGCTTCGCTTTTTGTTCCATGGGGGAAGCCAGATGTTGCGAGAGTGTAGCATCAGTTTGAGGAGAGGGCGACCCGATCTAATTGAGTGGATGGGAGTTGTTAATTTATGCAAGCGGGTCGCCCCTACAAGCGCCTTAACAATGACAAATGACAAATGACAAATGACGAATGACGAATGACGAATGACGAATGACGAATGACGAATGACGAATGACGAATGACGAATGACGAATGACAAATGACGAATGACCAATAACGAATGACAAATGACGAATGACGAATGACGAATGACGAATGACGAATGACGAATGACGAATGACGAATGACGAATGACGAATGACGAATGACGAATAACAAAATCCTTTATTTAATCACCGCGTCATTTCTATTTTGGTTAGGCGGTTCTCATCCTTCTCCAGCAGAAATAATTGATCCAGCTATGTTATCCGGGGATATCCGTTTAACCCTAAAACGTGGCGTGTGGAAAACCTGGGAAGGGGAACCCGTTTATCAGGATATTACACTCGATTTAGTCTGTGATGCTAATGAGTGCGATCGCGAGGTGTGGGGATTTGCGCCAAAGTTCAATCAGGCGGATCATCAGGGAATTCTCCAGACAAGTCAACGGGGACGATTATGGAACCTGGATGTGCAGATGCAAATTAGTCCTGATCCTTGGCAATCCCTAGAAGGACAAGCAGATTATGATATCCAAGTGCGCTTGCATGACGATAATCAACTAATTGGCACTTATTCTGGAACCCTAAATGACCAACCTGTCAAGGGAGAAGTCCAGGGAATTATTCGTCCCCATTGGTCAAAACCTGTAGCAAATCATCGTCCTCTGCGTCCCCAAGAACATCCTCGGTTAATCTTTCGCCAAGATCAACTTCCCCAATTGCGTCAACAGGCTAAAACGCCCAGGGGTGAGGCGATTCTGGCACAGTTGGAACGGAGTCTAGATCAACCCATCTATTACGATGGCTATGTGCCAACTGGGGGCTATCACGCTGCTGGTTACTGCTTCCTCTCCCTAATCCAGCAGGATCAAACCGCCGCCGAAACTGCTTGGCAGATTACGGTTAATTCCATGAACCAACCGGGACGCCGTTTACTGGAACATTCTACAGTAGTTGCAGGCGTGGCGTTGGCGTATGATTTGTGTTATCCGGCTTGGAATGAGGAACAGGTACAACAGGTGGCGGATTGGTTAGCCACTCAAACCGCCCTGCTGGTGAAGGGAACAGCGGGTAATGGCTGGAATCCTAACCCAGCAAGTAACTGGAATGCGAGGGCGCGAGGGGCGGCGGGGTTAGCGGCGTTGGCGCTACTGGAGGAGGGGGATGTAGAGACGTGGCGTTGGCTGAAAGTGGCGGAACGGAATATTAAACGCTATCTTACCATTGGCATTGGCGATCGCGGTTTTGGGTCTGAGGGGGATCATTATAGTACCGAACCCTGGTTTCTCACGGTGATGCCCTTTTTACAAGCGTATCAGACAGTGTTGGGGGAAGATTTGGTCACGCGATCGCACGCGGCTTGGTTTCTACCCCAGTATGTAACCCGGATGGTAGGTGAAGACGGGGAAGTGGCGATTCCCAGCTATGGGCGTCATCGCTTAAGCCCCACGGGTTCTATCTTTGCAGTAGGATTGGGGATAGTACCGGAACGGCTGCTACCGGGAGTTATGTGGTTCTTTAACCGTCATTGGGGGAGGAATGGGGATAACAGTTTTGGCATTGAGTTACCCCATGAAGCGGCGTATGTTTTCGCCGGATATCCTCAAGGGGTAACTCCCCAGAATCCCGCCAAGGTATGGGGGCGGGTAGTGGTAGATGCCCAAAAAGGCTTTTTTACGTTCCGGAATCAATGGCGAGATGAGAATGATTTTGTCACCAGTATTTTTGTCAAGCGAGAAAAACCCAGAGGCGGACATTGGTCATTTCCCGATGCGGGAAGTTTCCGTATTTGGGGATTAGGAGGGCGCTGGGCGACGGCGGGAATGGCATCTGATGGGAAACAGAGAGACGAAAATGTGGTGTTGTTACCGGAAAAACAGGCGGGGAAGACGGCGAAACTGACGGGATTTCAGGCAAGTGCCGATGGGTCGGGTATGGTTAGTTTACAACACCAGAATTGGTTGCGATCGCTAGCGGTGGATTATAGTGGCGCATCTGGTGTACCGGGGTTGTTTGTCTTGGTGGATCAAGTGGTTGACGCCGCAGAACCGAATCAAACCTGGATTATGCATACCCAGGAAAAGGTGACGATTCAGGGTCAACAGTTTACCCTAGAGGCGGAATCCGGGGCGACGATGCAAGGAACCTTTATTACACCCTCCGATGTGAACCTGGAATTTATCCCCAGTGAGACAGGAGGAAGGATTCAAGCCACAGGGCGCGATCGCTTTATTGTTGTCATGACCGTTCAATCCGGTACAGCGTCTGAGGTTGAGGTTCTGGGAACTGGATTTAATCCCCAAATTCAGGTAGAAAACCAGACTATTGAAATAATAGAGGATAAAATCGTATTGAAATCGCTAAAAGAGGGTGCTAACTAGCTGAATTTTATCCGGATAGAATAAATTCTATCCTGAAGAATCTCAGCAGACTTGTTTCACGAGTGTCTTTTAGGATTTATTATTATCATGTCTGGTTTTGTAATAATTGCAATGTATGCCCTGTTTTGGATGTGGTTCTTTGGCGGCTTTGCACCGAAGAAAAAACCTCCAGCGAAAAAGCAATCCCCAGAACAAGAGTTAGCAGAAGCGCTGAGTAAATATTTGGCGGCATTGAATAAACCGGGAGATGCCAAGTAGAGACGCACCACGGCGCGTCTGGGTGCAGGGGAAGCAGGGGAAGCAATGTAGAGACGTGCCATGGCGCGTCTGGAAGCTGGGGGAGATGCGGCGTGCGATCGCGAAACTACCCCAACCCATTCTCCCCTAATCCTTACCAAAAATAACCCGGTTCCACAATCGTCTGCCGTTCTTGGGGGTCATAATTCAGGCAATACTCTTGCGCGATCGCGTCTAATTCCCGCAGGCGTTTTACCTCAGTTTCCCTAATTTCCGTATCCGTGGATAACAGGATAACTTGATGAGACGCCGTGGGAAAATACCGTTCCACTAAATTACTCCGGTGAGAGGAATCTAACCGTCCTAACGGTGTATCAATCGCCACCGGAAGATGACGCCCCGAAACCCGGGCGAGTCCCCAAAGAAAGGAAATTGCTAATAGTTGCTTTTCCCCCGCCGAGAGACGGTGTTTGGGAATCGGTTGTCCTTCCGGATCATAGAGAGACAGGCTGAAGCTGTGGGTGTCAATGGCGACACGGTGAACTAAGTCGGATTTATGCAGCAGATAACGGAAGCATTCGGTGACTTCGATTTCCAGTTTGTTCAGTTTTTTCAGCGTTAATTTCTCCCGAAATAATTCTAATGTGGCTTGCACCTTGGCAATAGAATTAATAATATGCTGATTATTTTTCAGTTTAATCGTTTCATCCGCATAAGTTTCCAACTCTTTTTTCGTTTTAGTAATTTTGTTCTTGATTTCCTCACAACGGCGAGATGCATTTTCGTAAGCCGCTTTAACCTTAACCACTTGATTTTGGGCGTCAGTAAATGCCTGTTTCAGGGTGTTGTAGGCTTCAGGCGATGCAGCCGTAGCAATTTGCCGATCTAACGCATCAATTTCAGTTTCTAGGGTTTGCAGACGTTCCCGTTGGCTTTGGGCGTTGGTTTGTGCGGTTGAGAGTTCATAGTTCAGCAGGGTTTCTAGGCGAGTGATAGCGGCTTCATCGGCTAACAACCATGGTTCCTCTTGGGCGGCAATTTCTTGATCCAGTTCTTGATTGTCACTCTCTAGAAACGATTGAATCTGATTGACTCGCTTGGGGGTTAAGGAGATTTTTTTGATATACTGAATTAACCGAGCATCCCGTTCTTTCAATACCTCCCGTGTCAGTTTAATTTGGTGCTGTTTTTGTTCCTGTTCGGCTTGGGCTTTCGCTTGTTCCAGCAACGGAGAAATCAGAGACAAGGGAAGCACACCAGCCGCCAAGTCTCGCATTTCTTGACGTACCTGATTCGCTTGTTCAATCAGCGTTTCCGATTGGGCTTCCAGTTGACTGCGTTCGCTGGCAAGTTTACCGCCTTCGGAGATAAATTTATCCGAGGCTAAATGTTGTTTTTTTGTGGCATAGTCGAGTTTAGATTTAAGGGCGCTTTTGTCTTGTTCAGCCGCATCCAGTCTTTCCTTTTGGTCAATAAGTTTAGCTTCAATATTATCTAATGTTTTCAGTTCTTTCTGATTGGCAATATCCCGGCGCTTACGACTAGCGAGAATATCTAAATCTGTGGATAGGCGTTCAGCAAGTTCTAACCCAAGCAGGGATTGAATCGCACTTACCACTAGCGGAGGTGGAGTTTCCAATTCAGCCAATTCTTTGACTTGTTCCCCATCAAAGAGAAACAGGTTAGAAATACCCAGAGGAAGCAGATTTTCGATATAGTCATCCCAGGTATTTGCCAGGGCTTTATCGGGCCACTCTTCATCGACTAAAATACCTAGCGTATCTTTCCCATCTTTGAGTTCTTTTGTCCAATAACGGACAATTCTCAGAGTTCTAGGTTTATCCTCTTCGACGACTTCAAAGGCTAATTCAATACGAGTTTTTTCCGTGGGCGGAGTGTTCCGGTTAACGCATTGAGTGAGAAAGTCATTATAGCTTAAATTTCCCCTAGTGGAACATTGGGCGCGGGAACCGTAAAGGCTGAGGCGAATGGCGTCCATTAGAGTGGTTTTCCCGCCACCATTCATCCCGCCAAATAGAATAATCGGATGGCTAGAATTGTTGGTTTCGGGACGGAGGTTAATCACCTGTCGCCCTTGATAGGGACCAAAGTTTTGCAGGGCGAGTTCCAGAAATATCATAGTCAGGGGCTAATGTGGACGGGCGTATAAAATCAGGAATAATCTTTAACCGAATATAAATATCACTTTATAGTAAGTTTGTAGTAAGCGCTTTAGCGCTTATGGCACTAAAGTGCCTACTACGAACGAAGCGAGATGTTTTAAAACTCGCAACACATTATACAAGTCCCGGAAGAAGTGGTCATCTTCAATGAATGTAAGACCCAATTGAGTTTCCAGGTCATGTAAAGTAATCGTTCTCGCTGGAATTGTTTGCACCATAACCCAAAATAGAATGTGAATATCAATTGTAGAGATGTTTCATGCAACACCTCTACTAATTTTTTGCAGAGGACAGCCAATCTTCGTTATTTGTCCTATCCTACTCAATCCGGGTTCCCACCCCCGTTATAATTGAGTCCGCGTAGGCGGACTTTGTTTGTGTAGCAGCGATTTTAATCGCCGTGGCAAAAAGGGGAAAACAAAGGCTATCCATCTACATCTTCAGTATCCTCTGAATCGGGTTCAGGGAATTTCAAACTCGCCCAGGATAGCTGTTTAGGTTTCTCTTCCTTCGGCTTATCCCAAGCCTGTCTCAATTCATGAACTTCTGATAAATCATGTTTGATATCTTGAACCGTATTTTTCAGATGTCGCTGATAGTAGGCGTGGTCAATCGCGTCTTCTCTAGAACGAGAACTACTATTAAAGCATTTTTCTAGGGCTTCATAGATACCGCGTCGGGATTTAGTATGATATTGGCGTTCGGTGTCGAGGAGTTTTGCCATAAGTTCCAGGTGCATTTCATCCGCATCACAGATTTCTTCTAAGACTGTCCATTCATCACTACCCAAAAGTTTGCGTTCGGCGCTAGGGCGGGAATCTTGGAATGGTTCGCCTGTGACTTCTTCATAGATGCGAGGTAAGCTGTCGTCAAATTCATGCTTTTCTTCTAACCAGATACGGCGAATTTCGCTAAGTTCTTCTGGAGTAATTAGAGTGATGTCGCGCATCTCTGGGGGCGCAGTATTCCGGACATGGGTTTGGGCTTCTAATACTCGTCTTAACCAATGTTCCCGCCAGTATTTTGTATAGGGACCATGAATCGGTTTAACGGAGATTTCACCATCAACATTGCGTTCAAAGAGTTCAACTCTACCGTAGATGCGGCGGAAGTCTCTCTTATCGTGATCGTCTTTAATATCCAAATCATTGCGAATATCCAGCAGAGGCTGCATCCACTCTTTCTCCTCATCATTTTGAATCATCGCCTCCATGGACTTATCTTTATTAACCATGGTGCAAACCCAACAACCAAACCGAGAATCCCCACAACTAGGCGTTGAGGTATCAACAACTAAAGGGCATTCATTATCGGCTGTTGCGCCCTGATACATCGAGAATAAGTCTTTGTTAGTATTACCCCAAGGATTTTGCCACTGCATCAAATAAAGCCAAACTTCATCGTTGCGCCAATCTTCAATCGGAGAGTAAATTAGAGAGTTGGGTAAACTACCATTAGGGCTGAGCCGATCGCGAAGTCTACCCGCTTGATACTTTTCCATTGTGGCAGCACGTTTAGCACTTTCTGCTTTACGAGTACCCAACACCAGAATTGTTTCACCATTCATGCGAACAACTTCACGGATAAAATGGTTAGCCGGATGAATTTTCAGACGTTCGGTGCACCAACGAAATTGGTTGCGTGGTGCTGGATATCCTTTGCCAATTAAATTTACCCAAAATGTTTGTTCAGTTTTCGGATAGAGCAAATGGGGTTCTATCGGCATTTCTTGCTCTTTTGCTGCCTGCTTCATTCTTTCCAAGGATTTACGAACCCAGGTAGAGACAATCGGATTTTCTACCCGTGTGTCTGTTGTGATAACGTAAACCGTTTTTGTCCGTTTTTCCGCTGGCAACGCTGCGATCGCGTTCCAGATTAACTGTAATACGGCTGTGCTATCTTTTCCGCCACTCCAGCCAATAACGAAGGGTATTTCATCTTGACAGTATAAATCTTGAATTTCTGCTGTTAGCTTCTGTATATCTTCCACTAACTCAGCCACAGTGCGTGGTGGAAAGAGAGACGTCTGATGGGCTTGTGTCATAGTTCAAAGTCCGTATTTTCCCGGTTTCCGTTTCCAGCGAGTCATAATTAGAATAGATATGTATGACTTCACTGATTTTATTAGTTTATATGTCTGATTACAACCTCCTCCAGTCTGAATCCAATCAGCGGCTTGACGAAGTTCTTGAGCCTTACTTTGCTAAGCATCACCGTCAAAAGTGCTATCCTGGGCTGATTTTCCGGCAGGGCAAGCGTCAAATGATCCAGATTAACGTTCCTGCCGATGATTTGCCTACTCTGCTTCAAGCTAAACCCTCCACGGATAACAATCCTGATTCGGGTAAAAATCGTCCAGAGGTAAAAGGGCATACAGATGAAATTAAACACTATATTCTCAATCGTATTGGTAAAGACAAACCCTGGATTGTCGGCACCCTAACTGCCAATGTTGATCCAGAGAAGATTGAGGTAATCGAATTAGGAAGGGGAATTTGTCTAGTCATCATTCCTCGTGGGGTTAAGTTAGATGTTACGGATGGACAGCATCGTAAGCGTGCGATTCATGAACTCATAGAAAGTCCCGATGGCGAGTCAGTGGCTGATAATGATTTTCCCATAACGCTGGTTTTAGAGGGGAATTTTAGCCAGTGTCAAACTGATTTTAGAGACATGGCTCAAACTAAAGCATTGGATAAATCTCTACTTTTGTCCTTTGGTGAATTTGAAGGTACAGTTGGGATTACTAAAAATTTAATTGAGCAAGTTTCCATGTTTGAAGATAAGACAGAACGCATTAAAAATTCTCCATCTACAAAAAAGAAATTGATTTACACAACGAATTATATCGCTAAATTAGTAAGTTGTGCTTTTGTCAATGATCCAAATCATGCTCTAAAAGAACATGACGTTGAACAAGCCTCTGACGCCTTAGCGAGTTATCTAAATCAGTTTTTTTCAGAATGCAGTAAAACGCAATACATTTGTGAAACTAATGTTGATGACTTGACTGTTGAAGACATTGCTACATTCAAAGAAGACTGTATTTTAGGTAGGAGTGTTGGACTAGAAATTCTTGGACGCTTGCTCTACTTAGCATTAAACCGAGGTATTTATACATTTGACACAGAAAAAGTATTACAACTTGCCCAACTGGATTGGTCAACAGCCGGTGAACTTTGGCAGGGAAATATTATCAAAAAAGACCCCAATCCCAAAAATCCATCTAAACCTTACAAAATCTCAGCCAGTGCCAGCCCAATCAGAATAGCGGTTAATGTAGCTAAGGCAAAATTAGCTTGGATATAAATAGTGGCGATCATTTTGTTAACGGTAAACCCAAATACCTTTTCAAATAAGCCACCATGCGCCCTATACTGGTTCGCGATCGCGAAATCTGACCCTTGACCATAATCCGCCCCTCCCAATCGGGATTAGAACGCGACCAGTCAATTCGCCGCAATTCCTGCAACCGTTCCTCCCAACTCTGGGGATAAACCGAGAGTAACACTGACCCTACCGCCCCCAATCCCAAAAGTGCGAGTCCATGACTATGAACATAATCCTGTCGCATCTCCCTGGCGCTTACAGTCCGTTGTCTCACCGCCTCCCAATCTGGAATACAATAACTCACAGCTTGCCAATACCGGATTGCCAAATCAATCTGCTGTTCCAATTCAGCCGTCTGCCAATCCGCCAACAGCATAGACGTAGCATTATAGAGGGTATGCAGTGTAAATAGCTTCCCCGATCGCACAGGTAATGTCCGATGTTCCCTATCCGTTAGGGTTCGGAACACATTAATATTTCTAATCACTGCTTTGACCACAGTTGCTTGGGGATGGCGATGATCATAGAGAATCGCCAGGGAAGCATCGGGATGAACCCCATAACGGTTGAGATCCAAAAACATCTGCTGGGAATAGCGCAAGCCAATATCCAACACTAAAATAACCGCCACCGTCTCATACCCCAACGCCGGATTCTGCTTCAGCGCCCATTCAAACGCCGCGCAGCGATGTTGTCCATCGGTAATCTGAAACCGCGCATCCATAGGAACTCGTAAGCGTCCCATTTTTCGCCCTTCTTTCTCAGTACCAATGGGTTCAAAATTAATATCAGCATCAATCGCGGCGGTAATCGCGGAAACGGTGTAATTATCAGGATTATTCAGAATATAGTTAGCAATATCTGGGACTCGTTTAGAATTAAGCGATCGCGCGACTCTCTGATCCGGTGGATTCTCTTCATCCTCCCTCGCAAACAGCTTAGGAATAAATCGCACTGGACACATCGACACATAATATTCCCGTCCCGCTTGAATCCCTCGAATGGCGGGTAAAACGTACTCGAAGGAAGGAATCAGTCCTTGGTGATTGGTCATTTGTCATTCATCCTTTGTCCTTTGTCCTTTGTCCTTTGTCCTTTGTCCTTTGTCCTTTGTCCTTTGTCCTTTGTCCTTTGTCCTTTGTCCTTTGTTATAGGTTTAGTAATAAAATTGGGTTTATTTCCATTGATTTACCGATTAGGAATTTGGGTTTTGCCATTCATCGTGTTCCAGCCGTGCTAACTAATGTTGTTGCTGCATCCGCTAAGATTAAGGCAATATTCACACGCGCAACCTGATTTTTGGCAGCTTTCAACTCACCTGCGAAACATTGCACTCGTGTACGATACGCCTCCATAGAATTCGGATCTAAAACCTTTACTGGGTTACTCATTGTAGTTATTAAAATATTGGTTCATGGAGGATTTTGTTGATAGGTTCTCGGTGAAAAGTAAGATCCTCTCTTACTCC from Coleofasciculus chthonoplastes PCC 7420 encodes the following:
- a CDS encoding aromatic ring-hydroxylating dioxygenase subunit alpha, with translation MSSEFNFFQQWYPLSPVEDLDPKQPTPVTVLGLRLVIWKPPSSPTYRVFLDQCPHRLAPLSEGRVDEKTGNLVCSYHGWQFNSQGICTHIPQAETPQIVTNNQDNICVQTLPCCQENDLLWVWLDANSPELAAATPRPLSPQVDASKGFVWSSMVRDLDYDWQTLVENIADPSHVPFAHHGVQGNRDQAQPIAIEIVQSTANRIEGNTVGRFNTKMTFEPPCHLEYAISFGDKGQQVGLVTYCIPVAPGKSRIVAQFPRNFAKSLSRLTPRWWNHITVRNLVLDGDMILLHQQERFLQQRQSVESWKTAYKLLTSADRFVIEFRKWFDKYCQGTLPWKQVGLNSSDTISINDNRQEVLDRYRQHTQHCRSCSAALKTVQRLQVVLLGGFVLTVSGVALLPDALRLRLGLPLMVMAFLGLATFTWLKVWLEPRFYFVDYIHAQR
- the dndD gene encoding DNA sulfur modification protein DndD; amino-acid sequence: MIFLELALQNFGPYQGRQVINLRPETNNSSHPIILFGGMNGGGKTTLMDAIRLSLYGSRAQCSTRGNLSYNDFLTQCVNRNTPPTEKTRIELAFEVVEEDKPRTLRIVRYWTKELKDGKDTLGILVDEEWPDKALANTWDDYIENLLPLGISNLFLFDGEQVKELAELETPPPLVVSAIQSLLGLELAERLSTDLDILASRKRRDIANQKELKTLDNIEAKLIDQKERLDAAEQDKSALKSKLDYATKKQHLASDKFISEGGKLASERSQLEAQSETLIEQANQVRQEMRDLAAGVLPLSLISPLLEQAKAQAEQEQKQHQIKLTREVLKERDARLIQYIKKISLTPKRVNQIQSFLESDNQELDQEIAAQEEPWLLADEAAITRLETLLNYELSTAQTNAQSQRERLQTLETEIDALDRQIATAASPEAYNTLKQAFTDAQNQVVKVKAAYENASRRCEEIKNKITKTKKELETYADETIKLKNNQHIINSIAKVQATLELFREKLTLKKLNKLEIEVTECFRYLLHKSDLVHRVAIDTHSFSLSLYDPEGQPIPKHRLSAGEKQLLAISFLWGLARVSGRHLPVAIDTPLGRLDSSHRSNLVERYFPTASHQVILLSTDTEIRETEVKRLRELDAIAQEYCLNYDPQERQTIVEPGYFW
- the dndC gene encoding DNA phosphorothioation system sulfurtransferase DndC, whose translation is MTQAHQTSLFPPRTVAELVEDIQKLTAEIQDLYCQDEIPFVIGWSGGKDSTAVLQLIWNAIAALPAEKRTKTVYVITTDTRVENPIVSTWVRKSLERMKQAAKEQEMPIEPHLLYPKTEQTFWVNLIGKGYPAPRNQFRWCTERLKIHPANHFIREVVRMNGETILVLGTRKAESAKRAATMEKYQAGRLRDRLSPNGSLPNSLIYSPIEDWRNDEVWLYLMQWQNPWGNTNKDLFSMYQGATADNECPLVVDTSTPSCGDSRFGCWVCTMVNKDKSMEAMIQNDEEKEWMQPLLDIRNDLDIKDDHDKRDFRRIYGRVELFERNVDGEISVKPIHGPYTKYWREHWLRRVLEAQTHVRNTAPPEMRDITLITPEELSEIRRIWLEEKHEFDDSLPRIYEEVTGEPFQDSRPSAERKLLGSDEWTVLEEICDADEMHLELMAKLLDTERQYHTKSRRGIYEALEKCFNSSSRSREDAIDHAYYQRHLKNTVQDIKHDLSEVHELRQAWDKPKEEKPKQLSWASLKFPEPDSEDTEDVDG
- a CDS encoding DNA sulfur modification protein DndB, encoding MSDYNLLQSESNQRLDEVLEPYFAKHHRQKCYPGLIFRQGKRQMIQINVPADDLPTLLQAKPSTDNNPDSGKNRPEVKGHTDEIKHYILNRIGKDKPWIVGTLTANVDPEKIEVIELGRGICLVIIPRGVKLDVTDGQHRKRAIHELIESPDGESVADNDFPITLVLEGNFSQCQTDFRDMAQTKALDKSLLLSFGEFEGTVGITKNLIEQVSMFEDKTERIKNSPSTKKKLIYTTNYIAKLVSCAFVNDPNHALKEHDVEQASDALASYLNQFFSECSKTQYICETNVDDLTVEDIATFKEDCILGRSVGLEILGRLLYLALNRGIYTFDTEKVLQLAQLDWSTAGELWQGNIIKKDPNPKNPSKPYKISASASPIRIAVNVAKAKLAWI
- the dndB gene encoding DNA sulfur modification protein DndB; translated protein: MTNHQGLIPSFEYVLPAIRGIQAGREYYVSMCPVRFIPKLFAREDEENPPDQRVARSLNSKRVPDIANYILNNPDNYTVSAITAAIDADINFEPIGTEKEGRKMGRLRVPMDARFQITDGQHRCAAFEWALKQNPALGYETVAVILVLDIGLRYSQQMFLDLNRYGVHPDASLAILYDHRHPQATVVKAVIRNINVFRTLTDREHRTLPVRSGKLFTLHTLYNATSMLLADWQTAELEQQIDLAIRYWQAVSYCIPDWEAVRQRTVSAREMRQDYVHSHGLALLGLGAVGSVLLSVYPQSWEERLQELRRIDWSRSNPDWEGRIMVKGQISRSRTSIGRMVAYLKRYLGLPLTK